ggactctcatgccaaatatcagcccatttggttgagaattggcctgtccccagcggtttaaagtttacatgtaaattacagtggactctcttgttgtcgatattgaagggaccgtcgagagcgggagttatcaaattatagaacggaaaatcaaagcaatctatttgaagggactgaaatatttattgacagctggagcaatattgatatcgagaagatcgacagccagagagtccactgtactatgggatttttgtgcttttcgttcaatcgttcctacaggtctggggacaacatggtttccctcggaataaagacaggtgtgtaggtgatggtccaatgaacaaattccagaaggaattagggttgtccattctgtccccaaggtgcgcattggatcgacgtccggtgcctccagaatcaacgattcacccttcaaaagtacgcattgtccttagtatgctatgacggctaagTGAAAATCTCGGCGCCCCATGTCGGAaggtgaacacgtggagaggcatcgattgcattattattacaaaatcatcatgttacGTTATTAAGAATAGTTCAAAATGTTACAGGAACAtcaataattgtaattttattactttaaagaatgtttctgagccaaaacttgagTGTATGCTCtaccacgtgttcaccgtctgatatGGGGCGTCGTCATTTTCACCTAGccatcatagcatactaaggacaatgcgtacatttgaagggtgaatcgttgattctggagacaccggacgtcgatccaatgcgcaccttggggacagaatggacaaccctaattccttctggaatttgttcattggaccatcccctacacacctgtctttattccgagggaaaccatgttgtccccagacctgtaggaacgattgaacgaaaagcacaaaaatcccatagtaatttacatgtaaactttaaaccgctggggacaggccaattctcaaccaaatgggctgatatttggcatgagagtccctatgggtatcctctacaaggggaacctcggtttgcctgattctgagaacttttttgtttggatgaaacaccctaatatatatatcacggtgctcaaaataccgttattatgaaaaaaaatatgcactccgagatttttttgggtctatcgattccttacaccatagcgcatctctgtgcaaaaaataaaaacattcgctgatgtagttttcgagatacagcccttttaagatgttacatccgatttttaataagaaaaccaaaacaatcaatacaatttcagcactttaaagaatatgcatttcgagataatgatgttttttacttcatatgactgtcaagcatctctgggccaagtttcagacggtttgctgatgtagttctcgagacacagccattttaaaatgttatttccaattttgcaaagaaaatccataaaatcaatacaatttcagcactttaaagaatatgcatttcgagataaagtgttttttgcttcatatgactgtcaagcatctctgggccaagtttcagaaggtttgctgatgtagttctcgagatacagccattttaaaatgttatttccgattttttcaaagaaaatccatgaaatcaatttaatttcagcattttaaagaatatgcatttcgagataatgatgttttttgcttcatatgactgtcaagcatctctgggccaagtttcagaaggtttgctgatgttgtTTTTGAGGAACAGCCGAATTAATTTGCTATTTCCGACTTTTAACGCCGATTATACAGATATTCtttgaaaaagtcggaaataacattttaaaatggctgtatctcgagaactacatcagcaaaccttctgaaacttggcccagagatgcttgacagtcatatgaagcaaaaaacatcattatctcggattgcatattctttaaagtgctgaaattgtattgattttatggattttctttgaaaaaatcagaaataacattttaaaatggctgtatctcgagaactacatcagcaaaccttctgaaacttggcccagagatgcttgacagtcatatgaagcaaaaaatacctttatctcgaaatgcatattctttaaggtgctgaaattgtattaattgttttggttttcttattaaaaatcggatgtaacatcttaaaagggctgtatctcgaaaactacatcagcgaatgtttttattttttgcacagagatgcgctatggtgtaaggaatcgatagaccccaaaaAATCTCGgagagcatattttttttcataataacggtattttgagcaccgtgtaTATAATATCCAGCTGACCTAATTCACCCTTTATTGCTTTTGTCCGCGGTCAATGGAGAGTCAAcccaaataaattaataaaacacaTCACcatcaattaatttttattactttttatttCGCTCTTTTCCATTCTTTATTAATGTTAATTTCACTGACTTCTGGTTCACAATCGCCGTGTTTGCTTTTTGCCGCAAAGTTATTCCCGCGCCACTGttggtttgttgatttttttaaatgttgcacctattttttctgtttaCATTATCCCGTCGCGCGAAATGAGAtggttcattgatttttttttctggaatttatTTCACCTTTTTTTCCGCAACGCCTCGCGAGCCTCGATAAAAATAATACTGCGTTTATTTTCCATTACGATCATAATTGGGTTTGCGTGGTGCGTGGTAACCTTTTATGATTTGTAGCCGTTTGTGGAAATCGCTGCGgggggttttatttttaaattttattattgccACGTGGAATTTGTTTCACCTATTTACAGGACGCTGTTTTCTGCGATTTAAATTTGGAAAGAAAATTGAGCGACCTGGCAACAGTGCTTCGCTCATTGGCCGCTGCGTGGCGCTCGCGTCACCGAGGAGTGAACCGCCATTGTTCTCTTTTCGCTTGTTTGACGTCTGTGAGAAAATATATTACACATATACTATTTTTGtgggtgtttgtgtgtgtgtctttCTGTATGCATCGACCGTGTGTCTTACTGTTGTTCTACTGCACAGAAAATAATTGCATTCAAGTTTCGTTACTGTTTTAATTCTTCTTTTAGTTGTTTTCAAGTAATATCATTTGATGTAGGAATCATTCATCTGTCTTCAGTACAGTAATTGTAGTAGTGTGTTGCGGAAGTGttgctttttttcaataaaggcTGCAAACAGGGAGTTGCGGGATTCGCGGATGTGGGCGCATTCGGTAATTGGTAAGTAGAAAAATAAAGGgctttttgatgttttgttttcttatcGGTAAGGTAGATTTaggtttttattcttttttgtttaggGAGGATAAGTTGTGGATCAATTCTTCGTAACAGTGGAAGCCTCAAACATTACTTTATTGACATGTTTCGAATTTGTGACTGGAGAAAAGGATTTGGGGCGGATGCGTTATTTGTCTGCGTGCACAATGTTAGTCATATTGTTTTGCGTGTATAAATAGTAGATCTCTGTTTTGCGAATGTGTTGGGCTGTGTAAGTGTGAGTGTGGTTTACGAGTTTAAAATAAACACCTTTCACAGTTGCTCGACTCTCGGTTGCttttccataaatttgatttatttaaagATTAGAATCACATTCAACTTATTTGAATTAGTTGCTTTATTAGTTTAAGTTTCATCCATTCGCCTTaacttttaatataatttatgtATAAAATTAGTTCTTCTCGACAAGTTAAGttatttataagttttttttctgttgattttctttgttcaaaatttattcaCAATAAAAGCTTTATCTTTTCACTTTGCGCCACCGCTCAAACTAATTTCATTATAGCTAGTTTGGAATGTATCACTATTTACATGATTACTTTTATTAGTTGCTGTGTAAATTACTTTATCCTACATCGTGTCAGTGTGGTTTGTGTGTGATTTTGGGTGCATTCTCTCTCTTATCACTGAGTCTCAACTGAGTCGCGCACAATCTCCAAAAAGCgggttcatttaaaaaatgtgttgttgtttgcaAACGCGGCAAAAATTTCGATGAATTTAGACACCTTTTGTTCTTCTATAAAACCGAGAATTGGTGAAATTTTGGCAGGTTTCGTTTGTTGATGGTTTTTCTTTTGTTCGTTTTCTTTCGCGTATGAATTGCATGGAATGATTTGTTTCAGTGCAGCCGGAAATGTGACTTGTAGAGCGGCGCTGCGATCGCGTGAGGGACTGTCAAAACGTGTCTGCCCAGCAGTTTTGAGCTGCCGGGGGTTGAGTAAGGTGCTTGGCCATCGCTAGCGCAGAATGTTTGTGAAAGAATTTGTGGTGAGTCCAACGATTTGCTAGTTTTACTATCTTTTTTTCAAGATCTACTTGTTCTGATATGCTTCCATTCGAGAAAATAGGTCGTGTAAATATCAGATCCGCAAATATCCGTCTAGTTTTGATTGATCGCGATCGGTGATTGATGTGTGCTGATTTCTTCTATCTTCCCGTAAAATGTTCTTGGCACTTGATAAAAACATAAACTAATCTGGTTCTTTTGTTTTGGAGGAAGGGGTTGTTAAAATCAGGGAGTTCTTTGCTTTAAAATCGATATGAACACGAGGGCCGCCGGCGCCGGCAGCGGCCCTCCCACGGGGTGACTAATTCGCGCTATCTATGCTGCCTAAGCCTAAGGTTATCTGTCCAGGTTCTCGGCGTCTGACACCATGACCTCCATATCCGAGGGCAGCGGATCGTTGGAGGGCCACTCGAAGGCCTGTCGTTCGTCGCAGGACGACGTGTGTGGCCTCCGATCCGGAGGGCCGGGTGGTTTGTGGCCACTTTTCGCCACATTCAGCGAAGTCTGCCGGCTGAGGATGAGGTTGTGGTTGTTGGAGGTCGACGGGCCGCCGCCGGGTCTACTACTGCTACTGGGACCTATACTACTGCGCCGTTGGGCGCCACTTCCGGAGCTACCGGAAGCCGGAATGTTGTTACTACTGGAGGTTCGGGCGATTTTCTGCTTCTTGATGCTGCTGCTATCTACTGGTTTGACACTGGTACTATGCCGCCGGCCGATGGACGGTTCGTGGGGTGGTTCCTGGTTGAGATACTGGCTGGAGGAGCCCTGCCGCTTCATCGAGTGGAGGTTCGACGTGGATCCGGAGTGCCGCTGGTGCAGACTGGTCGAGCTGGATCGTCGCTTCTCGGCGAAGCTGTTTCGCTTGCTGCTGCCGGTTCGCTTGGCCAGGTTCGTTGTGCTCGAACGGATGAGACTTTCGGTGCTTTCACCGCCGATGGCGCCACCGTACGACCGGCGGTTCTTGTCACGTTCCCGGCTGTTGGTGCTACTGCCAGGTCGTTGATGGTTGAGGTGCGCCGCCCCCGGATGGACTATGTTGCTACCACTAGCGCTACGGTTGATGCGGAACGTGGCCGTGTTGATGGGCGCTGGAGGTGGCACTGAGTTGGGCAGTTCGGTCGAGCCAAACTGGAGATTCTCGTACACATGAGGGTCGGTCGTGGTTGGGACCGGTCCACCGTCTGGAGCTACGTTCCGTGGATTCAACGTTTCGTAGTTTGGCTCGGACATGATCGGCATCACGTCGTCCAGTGCCGGCCGTACCAGAATCGCTGGCCGACCCCGCTGGGACTCGGATTGGATGGCAGCGGCTACCCGCTTTCGGTCGACCATTCGACCCTTCCGCTTGCCCACGGGACCAGCCACGATGTGAGTCTTGACGGAGGGATCGTTTTTGGACAGCTTTAAGCTGAACTTGAACGGCGGCTTGTACACCACTTGAAGTCGGACCTTCTCGTTGATGTTCCCGACCGACTTGGTCTTCACGCGGTTCTTCTTCGGCGATCGCTGCTGTGGCGCAGGTTGTGCCAGCTGTGGCACCGCCGTTCCGGTCGTCAAATGCTCCGGCGTCGACTGGCTCTTGTTCATAATGTTGGTGATTTTGGACGCGTGCTCAAACTGGTTCGTGGCGTTGGTCACGATCGGAGACTCCAGCAACCAGCGGTGAACCTTCCCGAACGTGTTCGTATGACCGTGCCCATCGGTCCGACTTGAATAGTCGATCACTTCTTTGTGTTTTGATTtggtcttctttttcttctgctTCACCACCGGTTCCTTCACCGGTGACTCATCCGAGGGCACGCCGGGTTGCGTCCCAGCACTGGAtcgcttctttttcttcttcagcAACTTCTTGGGACTATCCGTTCCACCGGTGGTCGTCGTCGTAGTCTTGCCGACGTGTCGCTTAACCTGCTTAATGACCACCGCGGCCGGGTTGTTCGTTGACGATCTGGACAGATGGAACCGATCCTTGGAGGTGGACGGAATCATTGTCACCGGATTTCCGGCTGCCGCTGCCGTGGTGACTACTCCGCCGTTCGGACCGTTGGCTGTGGCGAGCAGCTGCTTCGGAACGCCGGCCACCAGCACTTGCTGACCGTTCTGACCCGGCGGAAGGGGACCCGTTTTGGAGCCCTTGCCCGATCGCTCGCCACGGACCTTTTTCTTCAGCGGCACCTTGGTACGGACGGCCGTGTGCACTATGACGCCATTGTTGTCCTCCGGCAGCCGGACCGTCTCCGTGGTCGCCGAGTGGATGATCGTGACCGTCTTCAGCTTGAGGCTTGTCCGCTTGCCCAGCAGTTTCGCGCTCAGTACCTGGTGTAAGGGGGGAAGACAGGGAAGAAGTGATGTTAGATCAAGTTTGGACAAGGGGACTGTTTTGAAGATCGCCAAAAAGGGAGTCGGACTAGCAAGACTACCGGAGCTTCGAGCGGAACTAGCGGCCATTTTGTCGGAGTTGGGGAGGAACCTCTTGAAAACTCACAATAACTCTCAATGTCCAGCGGAATGTCCTTCCACTTGCGCAGCGAGTGGCGTGTCTTCTGAGAAGAGCCGAACGAAACCAGTGTAAAGTCGGTGCGTTGTAAACGAGTTGGAAGGATACTTACCAGTAGGGCAAGGATGATGACCGCTACCAGAGCGACTGCCGGCCAGTTGGACACGACCCACTTTTTGAAGCTGGCAATGCTCTCCTCGGAGAGAAGCAGCTTCCGGAGGGTGGCCAGCGGTCCCGATGGGTCCACTTCGCGGCACTTTTGCGACACGTCGCAGTACCCGTTGTAGTCGTTGCACGGAGTGCCAGGTTTCGCGTACATATCGGGCACGTCGAACGGTGGATCGTTCCAATCGAACGAGCTGAGGCAAGGCTTGTCCTCGCCAGGTTGCTTGCAGCACAGCTCGCAGGCCCGGATGGCCGGATCGTTCGGACCGACCGCGCACTGGCACGACTCCAGCCCGTACGCCAGACAGATCGAGCCGGTGCACTCGCCCATGTAGCACACGTACTCCTTGTTGCAGATCGTCTTGTTGGGCTTGTTAACGGACGCCGGGCACACCGGCATCGTGCCGTCGCAGAACGCCGGATCGCGACATCCGTTGTCCTCGCGGCACTTGTCGCCGAGCTTCAGCGTGCACTCCAGCGTACAGCACGGACCCTGTGACGGGCTGCACTGCGATCTGTGAATAGATATCAGTTAACACCAAAACATCAGGAAACCCAAGCCCAAATCCACTCACTTCGGCGTCAACGTGCACGGCTTCTGGTCGATACGCGGATGCCTGGACATCGGGTAGCAACAGGAATCCTTGCAGTCCTCTTCCCAGCCGCAGTCGCACTGCTCACCGGGCTCCACCACGCCGT
This is a stretch of genomic DNA from Culex pipiens pallens isolate TS chromosome 1, TS_CPP_V2, whole genome shotgun sequence. It encodes these proteins:
- the LOC120424630 gene encoding uncharacterized protein LOC120424630, with the translated sequence MNWIILGVVFILASPQLRTDRRSSPSLESLTSFVGGGIAAVHGTPLVADPILASLRAINPFIKHWEPARFDRAQLEVAHRHHEAHRRRRRSVNYDHGAASYGPANVVRLNFRAHDRDFRLVLREDPTSVYAQNVQIENTEGPVDYDLSRVYTGVVEDDDASLVTGVLTRDALFDGTIVTSLEQYYIEPAARYEPDLLERHGIHTVIYKLSDVRIRQDHHGHDDDDHPHHHIQEEEGGSSGKNQFNQKSDGSGSNSNSSSISSNVSSTGGSNSKSISDSGSDRTRGGDRLSSQSASADSGNEFAASEGGGVRRKRSNRKSDIKRRKRWLPEEMQETRGAPSLPLDLEVPYNDDFSLTRNHNLNLNFKDRIITRTSLANNNNNNNNNNNGAGIPGTTGQTVNRNINSNLQDRFHPPTPMNNRKNHFLINTYNPNGDPNQRIITRNRNIIGNVYDANQNNGSNPNHKTHVEIITKNGSTKKNIIVNQYDPDVTISGGTGGNVNLNVRNELNEQKHSFANSLYDRKSTCMLYLQADHTFFTKMGSDEASIDAITRHVQRANMIYEKTDFNGDGKPDNITFMIKRIKVHNLNALKDPSYRFAGSYGVEKFLELFSEEDYDAFCLAYMFTYRDFEMGTLGLAWTGDLKNAGGVCEKNGHYRGSLKSLNTGIVTLLNYGKHVPPAVSHVTLAHEIGHNFGSPHDPEQCTPGGEDGNFIMFARATSGDKRNNNKFSPCSLKAIEPVLNAKARSAKGCFTEPQASICGNGVVEPGEQCDCGWEEDCKDSCCYPMSRHPRIDQKPCTLTPKSQCSPSQGPCCTLECTLKLGDKCREDNGCRDPAFCDGTMPVCPASVNKPNKTICNKEYVCYMGECTGSICLAYGLESCQCAVGPNDPAIRACELCCKQPGEDKPCLSSFDWNDPPFDVPDMYAKPGTPCNDYNGYCDVSQKCREVDPSGPLATLRKLLLSEESIASFKKWVVSNWPAVALVAVIILALLVLSAKLLGKRTSLKLKTVTIIHSATTETVRLPEDNNGVIVHTAVRTKVPLKKKVRGERSGKGSKTGPLPPGQNGQQVLVAGVPKQLLATANGPNGGVVTTAAAAGNPVTMIPSTSKDRFHLSRSSTNNPAAVVIKQVKRHVGKTTTTTTGGTDSPKKLLKKKKKRSSAGTQPGVPSDESPVKEPVVKQKKKKTKSKHKEVIDYSSRTDGHGHTNTFGKVHRWLLESPIVTNATNQFEHASKITNIMNKSQSTPEHLTTGTAVPQLAQPAPQQRSPKKNRVKTKSVGNINEKVRLQVVYKPPFKFSLKLSKNDPSVKTHIVAGPVGKRKGRMVDRKRVAAAIQSESQRGRPAILVRPALDDVMPIMSEPNYETLNPRNVAPDGGPVPTTTDPHVYENLQFGSTELPNSVPPPAPINTATFRINRSASGSNIVHPGAAHLNHQRPGSSTNSRERDKNRRSYGGAIGGESTESLIRSSTTNLAKRTGSSKRNSFAEKRRSSSTSLHQRHSGSTSNLHSMKRQGSSSQYLNQEPPHEPSIGRRHSTSVKPVDSSSIKKQKIARTSSSNNIPASGSSGSGAQRRSSIGPSSSSRPGGGPSTSNNHNLILSRQTSLNVAKSGHKPPGPPDRRPHTSSCDERQAFEWPSNDPLPSDMEVMVSDAENLDR